The Neobacillus sp. PS3-34 genome has a window encoding:
- a CDS encoding acyl-CoA dehydrogenase family protein has translation MANQTENLIKGGSFLIEDVSYERLFTPEDLSDEQKMIAKTTEDYVVNEVLPQVEYLEKHEFDRSVKLLKQAGELGLLGADVPEEYGGLGIDKISSALISEKLSRAGGFSISHGAHVGIGSLPIVLFGNEEQKQKYLPLLATGEKLAAYALTEPGSGSDALGARTTAKLNAEGTHYVLNGEKQWITNAGFADVFVVYAKIDGEQFSAFIVEREFEGVSTGAEEKKMGIKSSSTRTLILQDALVPKENLLGEAGKGHVIAFNILNIRRYKLGVGAVGASKHAFEISVKYANQRQQFKTPISQFNLIKEKLATMAVKTYAAESSVYRTVGLFEDRMSRLSDEEVKNGKEVANSIAEYAIECSLNKVFASETLDFVVDEGVQIHGGYGFMQEYEIERAYRDSRINRIFEGTNEINRLIVPGTFLKKAFKGELPLFQKAQALQEELMMMMPEEPGEEPLAQEKYLVKNAKKIGLLAAGLAAQKYGKALDKEQEILVNIADIVSNAYAMESAVLRTEKAIEKAGLEKSKQKLLYTQIFCQEAFVEIEQHAKETLVAVEQGDSLRMLISALRKFTRYTPINVIAKKREAADRLIEAERFIV, from the coding sequence ATGGCCAACCAAACTGAGAACTTGATTAAAGGCGGAAGTTTTTTGATTGAGGATGTTTCCTATGAGCGCTTATTTACTCCGGAGGACCTTTCCGATGAGCAGAAAATGATTGCAAAAACAACTGAGGATTATGTAGTGAACGAAGTGCTTCCGCAGGTGGAATACCTTGAGAAGCATGAGTTTGACCGTTCTGTTAAGCTGTTGAAGCAGGCTGGAGAACTTGGCCTTTTAGGAGCGGATGTTCCAGAAGAGTACGGCGGTCTAGGCATTGATAAAATCAGCTCTGCTTTAATTTCGGAAAAATTGTCCCGTGCAGGTGGATTTTCTATTTCGCACGGTGCCCATGTAGGTATCGGCTCACTTCCAATTGTTTTATTTGGTAATGAAGAGCAAAAGCAGAAATATTTACCGTTATTGGCGACTGGTGAGAAGCTTGCGGCTTATGCCTTAACTGAACCAGGTTCTGGATCTGATGCCCTTGGTGCGAGAACAACTGCAAAGCTGAATGCGGAAGGCACTCATTATGTTTTAAATGGAGAAAAGCAGTGGATCACAAACGCTGGATTTGCAGATGTTTTCGTTGTCTACGCTAAAATTGATGGGGAGCAGTTCTCTGCATTTATTGTTGAGAGAGAATTTGAAGGCGTTTCTACAGGTGCGGAAGAAAAGAAAATGGGAATTAAGAGTTCTTCTACACGGACGTTGATTCTTCAGGATGCACTTGTGCCAAAGGAAAACCTTCTTGGTGAAGCGGGAAAAGGGCATGTTATAGCCTTTAATATCCTTAATATTCGCCGCTATAAGCTGGGGGTAGGAGCTGTAGGAGCATCCAAGCACGCGTTTGAAATTTCGGTTAAATATGCAAACCAGCGCCAGCAGTTTAAGACACCTATCTCACAATTCAATTTAATTAAAGAGAAGCTTGCGACAATGGCTGTAAAAACATATGCGGCTGAGAGCTCTGTTTACCGTACGGTTGGTTTATTTGAAGACCGGATGAGCCGTTTATCCGATGAAGAAGTAAAGAACGGGAAAGAGGTTGCAAACTCAATTGCTGAGTATGCGATCGAGTGCTCCTTAAATAAAGTATTCGCTTCTGAAACACTTGATTTTGTGGTTGATGAAGGAGTCCAAATTCATGGCGGATATGGTTTCATGCAGGAATACGAAATTGAAAGAGCTTATCGTGATTCCCGTATCAACCGAATCTTCGAAGGTACGAATGAAATTAACCGCCTGATTGTACCAGGAACGTTTTTGAAAAAAGCATTCAAAGGCGAGCTGCCATTATTCCAAAAAGCCCAGGCTTTACAAGAGGAATTGATGATGATGATGCCGGAAGAGCCGGGTGAAGAGCCGCTTGCACAGGAAAAATACCTGGTTAAAAATGCGAAGAAAATTGGTTTGCTTGCAGCCGGCCTTGCAGCCCAGAAGTACGGTAAAGCATTGGATAAAGAACAGGAAATCCTAGTAAATATTGCTGACATTGTATCCAATGCGTATGCAATGGAATCAGCTGTTCTCCGTACTGAAAAAGCAATTGAAAAAGCTGGACTGGAGAAGAGTAAGCAAAAGCTTTTATATACTCAAATCTTCTGTCAGGAGGCCTTTGTGGAAATCGAACAGCATGCAAAAGAAACTCTAGTAGCTGTTGAACAGGGTGATTCGCTACGCATGCTAATTTCAGCACTTAGGAAGTTTACACGCTATACACCAATCAATGTAATTGCGAAAAAACGTGAAGCTGCAGACAGGCTCATCGAAGCGGAACGATTTATCGTTTAA
- the gcvH gene encoding glycine cleavage system protein GcvH, which yields MSTPKELRYSEEHEWVKVEGEQVRVGITHFAQSELGDIVFVELPEVGDEITADEPFGSVESVKTVSELYAPVSGKVVEVNEDLNDSPEFVNESPYEKAWMIVIEPSDNSEIDKLMTAEQYEEMINED from the coding sequence ATGAGTACACCAAAGGAATTGCGTTATTCAGAAGAACATGAATGGGTAAAAGTTGAAGGGGAACAGGTTCGCGTTGGTATTACGCATTTTGCTCAATCGGAGCTGGGAGATATCGTTTTCGTTGAACTGCCTGAGGTTGGCGATGAAATAACTGCTGACGAGCCATTCGGAAGCGTAGAGTCTGTTAAAACTGTATCCGAACTATATGCACCGGTAAGCGGTAAAGTAGTAGAAGTAAATGAAGACCTCAATGACAGCCCGGAATTTGTAAATGAATCTCCATATGAAAAGGCTTGGATGATTGTCATTGAACCATCTGATAACAGCGAGATTGACAAGCTGATGACTGCTGAACAATATGAAGAAATGATTAATGAAGACTAA
- a CDS encoding FMN-dependent NADH-azoreductase, with translation MAKVLYITAHPHDEAQSFSMAAGKAFIDTYKEVNSTDEVIHIDLYKENIPQIDADVFSGWGKLQTGKGFDELSADEKAKVGRLSELSEQFVSADKYVFVTPLWNFSFPPVMKAYLDSVAVAGKTFKYTAEGPVGLLTDKKALHIQARGGIYSEGPAAEVEMGHRYLTVLMQFFGVPSFEGLFIEGHAAMPDKAQEIKENGIARAKDLAQTF, from the coding sequence ATGGCAAAAGTATTATATATCACAGCTCATCCACATGATGAGGCTCAATCATTTAGTATGGCAGCAGGTAAGGCTTTTATTGACACTTATAAGGAAGTAAATTCAACTGATGAAGTAATCCACATTGATCTTTACAAGGAAAATATTCCTCAAATCGATGCAGATGTATTCAGCGGCTGGGGCAAGCTTCAGACTGGTAAAGGCTTTGATGAGCTTTCGGCGGATGAAAAAGCAAAAGTTGGACGACTTTCTGAGTTAAGCGAGCAGTTTGTATCCGCAGACAAATATGTATTTGTAACTCCGTTATGGAATTTCTCATTTCCGCCAGTGATGAAGGCATATTTAGATTCTGTTGCGGTTGCAGGCAAAACTTTTAAATATACTGCAGAAGGTCCAGTAGGGCTGTTAACTGATAAAAAAGCACTTCATATTCAGGCTCGCGGAGGTATCTATTCAGAAGGCCCTGCAGCTGAAGTGGAAATGGGCCACCGCTATCTAACAGTTCTTATGCAATTCTTCGGTGTTCCTTCCTTTGAAGGATTATTTATTGAAGGACATGCAGCCATGCCTGATAAAGCACAGGAAATCAAAGAAAACGGCATTGCCCGTGCAAAAGATTTGGCGCAAACCTTCTAA
- a CDS encoding YusG family protein produces MLNPKKIDVTDRVVGKIKDGEIELLLENSIIGRIKMPENLQYELEHHYEADQQKIYQNVTVSEGKDARYTDCGDGGWC; encoded by the coding sequence ATGTTAAATCCTAAGAAAATAGATGTTACTGATCGTGTGGTTGGAAAAATTAAAGATGGTGAAATTGAACTTTTGTTAGAAAATAGTATAATCGGCAGGATAAAAATGCCAGAAAACCTTCAATACGAGCTGGAGCATCATTATGAAGCTGATCAACAAAAAATTTATCAAAATGTAACTGTATCGGAAGGCAAAGACGCACGTTATACTGATTGTGGCGATGGGGGCTGGTGTTAA
- a CDS encoding toprim domain-containing protein, which produces MNDAYVDKVIIVEGTSDKRKVKSIVKEPVEIICTNGTIGLTKLDELIDFLEDKDVYILVDADEAGEKLRKQFKREFPEAEHLYIDRMYREVATAPQHHLATVLIGANIDVHSEFLEMG; this is translated from the coding sequence ATGAATGATGCGTATGTTGACAAGGTGATTATTGTCGAAGGTACATCTGACAAAAGAAAGGTAAAAAGCATTGTTAAGGAACCAGTTGAAATTATTTGTACAAATGGCACAATTGGCCTTACCAAACTGGATGAACTGATCGATTTTCTCGAAGACAAGGATGTTTATATTCTTGTGGATGCGGACGAAGCAGGAGAAAAGCTACGCAAACAATTTAAAAGGGAATTTCCTGAAGCGGAACATTTATATATAGACAGAATGTATCGGGAGGTAGCAACTGCTCCTCAGCATCATCTTGCAACTGTGCTTATAGGGGCAAATATTGATGTGCATTCGGAATTTTTGGAGATGGGTTGA
- a CDS encoding thioredoxin family protein: MNEWSKEQYLTFLTENLTGLVYFYTPMCGTCQLASKMLRVISEMKPDLEIGKMDLNYTPELAQSLSVESVPCLLFIKGGEIIEMIYAFHSVPFLLDKINTNLN, from the coding sequence ATGAACGAATGGTCAAAAGAGCAATATCTTACATTTTTAACTGAAAATTTAACAGGACTCGTTTATTTTTACACTCCTATGTGCGGTACTTGCCAGCTCGCGTCGAAAATGCTACGGGTTATTTCTGAAATGAAGCCAGATCTTGAAATCGGCAAAATGGACTTAAACTATACCCCTGAGCTTGCACAAAGCCTTTCAGTTGAAAGTGTTCCGTGTCTCCTTTTTATTAAGGGAGGAGAGATCATTGAAATGATATATGCATTTCATTCTGTTCCATTTCTGCTCGATAAAATAAATACAAATTTAAACTAA
- a CDS encoding MFS transporter, translated as MAFYHSLSDQIHGYNKNIKLSFTANIITQIGMGIFMVIYNFYIRELGLSNSVNGQVISMTSLATAIILVPAGLISDRFGRKKVIFYGIIISGILLLLRSLVDLHEPLVILAFAGGLSMAFLQVSGIPWMAENSTAEQRVNLFSLHFALLTGANVVGNLLGGFLNDAFSLFFNDLNSIRFTLIIGAVIFIMGAFPAAKFQEMPRKKESSSKKRRIFSEISWKNEGVKMIVLFAGAQLMIGFGAGLVIPYLNLYFADRFGAPTSAIGFIISLGQAATALAMVIGPLVAKKVGEVKAVVFLQLSSLPFLLLTAFAEHLWIAALGFLFRQALMNAANPIQSSLMMSKVDDSVKGLANSVNQMVFNLGWALMGPVSMGIVLKYGSYWGYAYVFLITSVLYLIGSTYFYLVFRRFVPEKAKPSAVKAV; from the coding sequence ATGGCTTTCTATCACAGCTTGTCAGACCAGATTCATGGTTATAATAAAAATATTAAGTTAAGCTTCACGGCAAATATTATTACCCAGATTGGCATGGGTATCTTCATGGTTATTTATAATTTCTACATTCGCGAGCTTGGGCTATCGAATTCGGTGAACGGTCAGGTGATTTCCATGACCTCCCTAGCAACGGCCATTATTTTAGTTCCGGCTGGTTTAATCAGTGACCGATTTGGAAGAAAAAAAGTGATCTTTTATGGGATTATCATTTCGGGCATCCTTCTCTTGCTCCGCAGTCTCGTTGACCTGCATGAACCATTAGTAATTCTGGCCTTTGCTGGAGGCCTTTCAATGGCTTTCCTGCAAGTTTCGGGTATCCCCTGGATGGCAGAAAATTCAACAGCAGAGCAAAGAGTAAACTTGTTTAGTCTCCATTTTGCTTTATTAACAGGCGCCAATGTTGTTGGGAATTTGCTCGGTGGATTTTTAAACGATGCCTTCTCGTTATTTTTTAATGATTTGAATAGTATTCGATTTACGTTAATTATAGGCGCCGTTATATTTATAATGGGGGCTTTTCCTGCGGCGAAATTTCAAGAAATGCCAAGAAAGAAAGAGAGCTCGTCGAAAAAGAGACGTATATTTTCAGAGATCAGCTGGAAAAATGAAGGGGTTAAAATGATTGTTCTGTTTGCCGGAGCACAATTGATGATTGGCTTTGGCGCTGGGCTTGTCATCCCATATCTTAACCTCTACTTTGCTGATCGTTTTGGGGCTCCAACTTCAGCCATCGGCTTTATTATTTCCCTTGGCCAGGCGGCAACGGCCCTTGCCATGGTCATTGGCCCTTTGGTAGCAAAAAAAGTTGGGGAAGTAAAAGCAGTCGTTTTCCTGCAGCTTTCTTCTTTGCCTTTTCTTCTGCTGACAGCTTTTGCAGAGCATTTATGGATAGCAGCTCTCGGATTTTTATTTAGGCAGGCATTGATGAATGCAGCCAATCCGATTCAATCTTCACTGATGATGTCAAAGGTGGACGATTCGGTAAAAGGCCTTGCCAATTCAGTCAATCAAATGGTTTTTAATCTAGGTTGGGCTTTGATGGGACCCGTTTCTATGGGAATTGTTTTAAAGTACGGATCCTACTGGGGCTATGCCTATGTCTTCCTGATTACATCTGTGCTTTACTTAATTGGCTCCACTTATTTCTATCTTGTATTCAGAAGGTTTGTTCCTGAAAAAGCAAAGCCTTCTGCCGTAAAAGCTGTTTAG
- a CDS encoding SCP2 sterol-binding domain-containing protein, whose product MAELNSKKHISQIVQNEGRFTVYFVLENQRFSLCICNGKAELNEDYADFLLEDCIIRGRDEAVRSLLSGKAKLREFIKTGELQIQGPFRSILRAESIFYLAGTQKLTYK is encoded by the coding sequence TTGGCTGAACTAAATAGTAAAAAACATATTTCACAGATTGTTCAAAATGAAGGACGTTTTACGGTTTATTTTGTATTGGAGAATCAACGTTTTTCCCTTTGCATTTGCAATGGCAAGGCTGAACTTAATGAGGATTATGCCGATTTCTTACTTGAAGACTGCATCATTCGGGGGAGAGATGAGGCAGTAAGGAGTCTGCTCTCTGGAAAAGCTAAGCTTAGAGAGTTTATCAAAACTGGTGAGCTGCAAATACAAGGTCCTTTTAGAAGTATTTTAAGGGCGGAATCTATTTTTTATCTGGCAGGAACACAAAAATTAACATACAAATAG
- a CDS encoding O-acetylhomoserine aminocarboxypropyltransferase/cysteine synthase produces the protein MSNGQKAYRFETLGVHGGLSADPVTGARAVPIYQNNAYQFKNTEHAANLFALKEPGYIYTRIHNPTVTVFEERVALLEGGIGALAVASGMAAITLAILNIAEAGDEIVSASTLYGGTYNLFAVTLPKYGIKVKFVNPENPENFRAAINDKTKAVFAETIGNPSLRVLDIEKVAEIAHESGIPLIIDNTFATPYLCRPFEHGADIVIHSATKWLLGNGTTLGGVIVDGGKFDWNSPKFPGLTTPDPSYHDIVYAEALGAAAYIAKARVQLLRDLGPSLSPQNAFQFTLGLETLHVRMKEHIANTKQVVNYLTSHPAVEWVSYPGHSSHPDKELADKYLSKGAGAVVVFGIKGGREAGAKLINSISLWAHVANVGDAKSLIIHPASTTHQQLDEAGLKASGVSEDLIRLSIGIENAEDLIEDLESAIEAATGLTSLVVKS, from the coding sequence ATGAGCAACGGACAAAAGGCATACCGATTTGAAACACTTGGTGTACATGGGGGATTATCTGCAGATCCGGTAACAGGAGCAAGGGCCGTGCCTATTTATCAAAATAATGCCTATCAATTCAAAAATACGGAGCATGCTGCTAACTTATTTGCTTTGAAAGAACCAGGTTATATTTATACACGGATACATAATCCGACTGTTACCGTGTTCGAAGAAAGGGTTGCGCTGCTTGAGGGCGGAATAGGGGCTCTTGCGGTGGCAAGCGGCATGGCGGCGATTACGCTTGCGATATTAAATATTGCCGAAGCAGGTGATGAAATTGTCTCTGCTTCAACGCTTTATGGAGGAACATACAATTTATTTGCCGTTACGCTCCCGAAATACGGAATAAAAGTGAAGTTCGTAAATCCTGAAAATCCCGAGAACTTCCGCGCTGCCATTAACGATAAAACAAAAGCCGTTTTTGCGGAGACAATCGGCAATCCAAGCCTGAGGGTGCTAGATATTGAAAAAGTGGCGGAGATTGCTCATGAATCAGGTATTCCGCTAATCATTGACAATACATTTGCCACGCCATATCTGTGCCGCCCATTTGAGCATGGGGCAGATATTGTCATTCACTCCGCGACAAAATGGCTGCTGGGAAATGGAACAACCTTAGGAGGAGTCATTGTAGATGGTGGGAAATTTGATTGGAATTCACCTAAGTTTCCTGGCTTGACCACGCCTGATCCTAGCTACCATGATATTGTATATGCCGAGGCTCTTGGTGCTGCCGCTTATATAGCAAAAGCACGGGTGCAATTGTTGAGGGATCTTGGTCCTTCGTTGAGCCCGCAAAATGCTTTCCAATTTACACTTGGCTTAGAAACCCTCCATGTGAGAATGAAAGAGCATATTGCCAATACGAAGCAGGTTGTAAATTACCTGACCAGCCACCCTGCTGTTGAATGGGTTTCCTATCCTGGCCACAGCTCACACCCAGATAAAGAGCTTGCCGATAAATACCTATCTAAAGGTGCAGGAGCAGTCGTAGTGTTTGGGATTAAAGGTGGTAGGGAAGCAGGAGCGAAACTGATTAACTCCATTTCCCTATGGGCGCATGTGGCAAATGTCGGAGATGCGAAGAGTTTAATCATCCATCCTGCGAGCACCACCCACCAGCAATTGGATGAAGCTGGATTAAAAGCTTCAGGCGTTTCCGAAGACCTAATCCGTTTATCGATCGGGATTGAAAATGCCGAGGATTTAATCGAGGACCTAGAGTCAGCAATTGAAGCAGCTACCGGTCTGACCTCCCTTGTTGTTAAATCTTAA
- a CDS encoding methionine ABC transporter ATP-binding protein, producing MISIKNVRKFYASKQGQVKAVDDVNIEINEGEIFGVIGYSGAGKSTLIRMLNGLEIPSEGSITVAGRVVSKIKGGELRKARQEISMIFQHFNLLWSRTVRENIAFPLEIAGVGKQERLKRVDELIKLVGLEGREDAYPSQLSGGQKQRVGIARALANNPKVLLCDEATSALDPQTTDSILELLVDINKRLGLTIVLITHEMHVIRKICHRVAVMEGGRIVELGPVLEVFKNPQQPITKRFVQQVTEPEETKETIDHLLEQYHSGQIVQLTFIGEGAEQPLITNLIRNFDVTVNILQGKISQTQSGSYGTLFIHLDGAEQEVEKAVSFIGEQQVGLEVITNG from the coding sequence ATGATTTCTATTAAAAATGTCCGGAAATTTTATGCCTCAAAACAAGGCCAGGTAAAAGCAGTCGACGATGTGAACATCGAAATTAACGAGGGTGAAATTTTTGGAGTGATTGGTTATAGCGGAGCCGGGAAAAGTACACTGATCCGAATGCTGAATGGGCTGGAGATTCCTTCGGAGGGTTCCATTACAGTAGCTGGACGGGTTGTTTCAAAAATTAAAGGCGGGGAGCTTCGAAAAGCACGCCAGGAAATAAGTATGATTTTTCAACACTTCAATCTTCTTTGGTCCAGGACAGTCCGCGAAAATATTGCTTTTCCATTAGAAATTGCCGGTGTTGGCAAACAGGAAAGGCTTAAAAGAGTAGACGAATTGATTAAGCTTGTCGGCCTTGAGGGCAGAGAGGACGCTTATCCTTCCCAATTAAGCGGCGGCCAAAAGCAAAGGGTCGGCATTGCGAGGGCGCTAGCGAATAATCCAAAGGTTTTGCTTTGTGATGAAGCGACTTCAGCACTTGATCCACAAACAACTGATTCCATTTTGGAACTTCTTGTGGATATAAATAAGCGGCTTGGATTAACGATTGTCCTAATTACGCATGAAATGCATGTGATCCGAAAAATCTGCCACCGTGTTGCAGTTATGGAAGGCGGACGGATTGTTGAGCTTGGTCCAGTACTGGAGGTTTTCAAAAATCCACAGCAGCCGATTACGAAAAGGTTTGTCCAGCAGGTGACTGAGCCGGAGGAAACAAAGGAAACGATCGACCATTTACTTGAGCAATATCATTCTGGGCAGATTGTGCAGCTGACCTTTATCGGTGAAGGAGCGGAGCAGCCGCTGATCACCAATCTCATTCGCAATTTTGATGTAACGGTTAATATTTTGCAGGGTAAAATTTCGCAAACCCAAAGTGGCTCGTATGGCACACTTTTTATTCACCTTGATGGTGCTGAGCAAGAAGTGGAAAAAGCAGTCAGCTTTATCGGCGAACAGCAGGTTGGGCTGGAGGTGATCACAAATGGATGA
- the metQ gene encoding methionine ABC transporter substrate-binding lipoprotein MetQ, which yields MKKWLSVLLALSLALVLAACGNSSDKKEGSSKKLVVGASNVPHAEILEQAKPLLKAKGIDLEITKFQDYVLPNKALESKELDANYFQHIPYLKAQIKENGYDFVSAGGIHIEPIGVYSKKYKKLSDLPKGAHLIMSNSVADHGRLLSLLEAQGLIKLKEGIDKTTATVKDVVDNPKNLKFDTNYEASLLPQIYNNGEGDAVLINSNYAIDAGLNPLKDSIAIEDKNSPYVNIIAVRKGDENKKEIKALVEVLHSKKIQDYILKQYKGAVVPVSGE from the coding sequence ATGAAAAAATGGTTAAGTGTTCTTTTAGCATTATCGCTTGCACTAGTATTAGCTGCATGCGGTAATTCCAGCGACAAAAAGGAAGGCAGCAGCAAAAAATTAGTGGTAGGAGCTTCAAACGTTCCACACGCTGAAATTTTAGAGCAGGCAAAACCTCTATTAAAAGCAAAAGGTATCGATTTAGAAATCACAAAGTTCCAGGACTATGTTTTACCAAACAAAGCATTAGAATCAAAAGAGCTTGATGCTAACTACTTCCAGCACATTCCGTATCTAAAAGCGCAAATTAAAGAAAATGGTTATGATTTTGTTAGTGCAGGCGGAATCCACATCGAACCAATCGGTGTTTATTCTAAAAAATACAAAAAGCTAAGCGATCTTCCAAAGGGAGCTCACCTGATTATGAGCAACTCAGTAGCCGATCATGGCCGTTTGTTAAGCCTGCTTGAAGCACAAGGCTTGATTAAGCTAAAAGAAGGCATAGATAAAACTACGGCTACGGTTAAGGATGTTGTAGACAATCCTAAAAACCTGAAGTTTGATACAAATTACGAAGCATCCCTTCTACCTCAAATTTACAACAATGGTGAAGGAGATGCCGTCTTAATCAATTCAAACTACGCGATTGATGCGGGATTAAATCCGCTTAAGGACTCTATTGCTATTGAAGACAAGAATTCACCGTATGTAAACATTATTGCGGTTCGCAAAGGCGACGAAAACAAAAAAGAAATTAAAGCATTAGTAGAAGTACTTCATTCTAAAAAAATCCAGGACTACATCCTAAAGCAGTATAAGGGTGCCGTTGTACCGGTTTCTGGTGAATAA
- a CDS encoding carboxymuconolactone decarboxylase family protein → MEYHEPRNSTESALHNYKEGLGVFTQKMPELAQHYNAFTEACFKEGALSKKDKQLIALGVSLYSQDEYCIIYHVKGCLDEGATEAEILEAIGVTAAFGGGAAMSQAVTLVQEAMSELGQQLQ, encoded by the coding sequence ATGGAGTATCATGAGCCTCGAAATTCGACAGAGTCAGCACTTCATAATTATAAGGAAGGGCTTGGAGTATTCACGCAAAAAATGCCTGAATTAGCACAGCACTATAATGCTTTTACCGAAGCATGCTTTAAGGAAGGCGCTCTTTCAAAAAAAGATAAGCAGCTGATTGCGCTAGGAGTCAGCCTTTATTCGCAGGACGAATATTGTATTATATACCATGTAAAAGGCTGCCTTGATGAAGGGGCCACCGAGGCTGAAATTTTAGAAGCTATCGGGGTTACTGCAGCTTTTGGCGGCGGAGCAGCGATGAGCCAGGCAGTAACGCTTGTGCAGGAGGCAATGTCTGAGTTAGGTCAGCAGCTTCAATAA
- the sufC gene encoding Fe-S cluster assembly ATPase SufC: MAGSTLTIKDLHVEIDGKEILKGVNLEIKGGEIHAIMGPNGTGKSTLSSAIMGHPKYEVTSGSITLDGKDVLEMEVDERARAGLFLAMQYPSEINGVTNADFLRSAVNSRLEEGNEISLMKFIRKMDSKMDFLEMDQDMAQRYLNEGFSGGEKKRNEILQLMMLEPKMAILDEIDSGLDIDALKVVSKGINEMRSEDFGCLIITHYQRLLNYITPDHVHVMMQGRVVKSGGPELAQRLEAEGYDWIKQELGIEDETVGQEA; the protein is encoded by the coding sequence ATGGCTGGGTCAACTTTAACGATTAAAGATCTTCATGTTGAAATTGATGGGAAAGAAATTTTAAAAGGTGTAAACCTAGAAATAAAAGGCGGAGAAATCCACGCGATCATGGGACCAAATGGTACCGGAAAATCTACTCTTTCTTCTGCTATCATGGGACATCCCAAATACGAAGTTACAAGCGGCAGCATTACGCTTGATGGCAAGGATGTACTGGAAATGGAAGTTGACGAGCGTGCGCGTGCAGGCCTGTTTTTAGCAATGCAATATCCGAGCGAAATCAACGGCGTAACAAATGCCGATTTTTTACGTTCAGCGGTTAACAGCCGCTTGGAAGAAGGAAATGAAATTTCATTGATGAAATTCATTCGTAAGATGGATTCAAAGATGGATTTCCTTGAAATGGATCAGGATATGGCGCAGCGTTATTTAAATGAAGGTTTTTCCGGCGGTGAAAAGAAGCGCAATGAAATCCTGCAATTAATGATGCTTGAGCCTAAAATGGCCATCCTGGATGAAATCGACTCCGGTCTTGATATTGACGCTTTGAAGGTTGTTTCAAAGGGAATCAATGAAATGCGCAGCGAAGATTTCGGATGTTTAATCATTACACACTATCAGCGTCTTTTAAACTATATCACTCCTGACCATGTGCATGTCATGATGCAGGGTCGTGTCGTCAAATCTGGCGGACCTGAGCTTGCACAGCGCTTAGAAGCAGAAGGATATGACTGGATCAAGCAAGAACTTGGAATTGAAGATGAAACAGTTGGGCAAGAAGCGTAA